From Streptomyces chrestomyceticus JCM 4735, one genomic window encodes:
- a CDS encoding DHA2 family efflux MFS transporter permease subunit: MTTTEPTTRPRLNPRTAVVLVYTAAMCMNGLDSTIVNPALFTIAGDFGQPVSAANTVETAFLVALALALPVAGWLGDRYGTKRVFLGALAVFTTASAACGLAPSLSALVVARAVQGLAGGLLTPVGMTLLFRAFPPHERAKLGKVLIVPTALMPALGPPLGGFLTQHLSWHWLFFVNVPIGAAAVLLGVLGLREHVEGVPGPFDRAGFWLATPGLGLLTYALGFGPSHGWTQPAVAVSAVLGVALLTAAVIHQLRTPEPLLKLRLLAGRAYGTASALAVLTAAGLMGVLFVFPLLYQAALGASALDAGLSVFPEAIGLMLASQVVDRLLPRIGPRRLVVPALLLAAVVFAALAVPGAADNAWLVRALMFAIGLVLGTAVLTVQLAGFENIAPPDMGRAMGLFQIVRTLGGALGIAVCAGVIGGHGTDGTGPGPYRLAVWVTAALVAVGALVALRLPKEPPQPPPFDDDLDEEAGEGAPAPAAG; encoded by the coding sequence GTGACCACCACCGAACCGACGACCCGGCCCCGGCTGAACCCGAGAACCGCCGTCGTCCTCGTCTACACGGCCGCCATGTGCATGAACGGCCTGGACTCGACCATCGTCAACCCGGCCCTGTTCACCATCGCGGGCGACTTCGGGCAGCCCGTCTCCGCCGCCAACACCGTCGAGACGGCCTTCCTCGTCGCCCTCGCGCTGGCCCTGCCGGTCGCCGGCTGGCTCGGCGACCGCTACGGCACCAAGCGCGTCTTCCTCGGCGCGCTCGCCGTCTTCACCACCGCCTCGGCCGCCTGCGGTCTGGCGCCCAGCCTGTCCGCGCTGGTCGTGGCGCGGGCCGTGCAGGGCCTGGCGGGCGGCCTGCTGACCCCGGTCGGCATGACCCTGCTGTTCCGCGCTTTCCCGCCGCACGAACGGGCCAAGCTGGGCAAGGTGCTGATCGTTCCGACGGCCCTGATGCCCGCGCTCGGCCCGCCGCTGGGCGGCTTCCTCACCCAGCACCTGTCCTGGCACTGGCTGTTCTTCGTGAACGTGCCGATCGGCGCCGCCGCCGTCCTGCTCGGCGTCCTCGGCCTGCGCGAGCACGTCGAGGGCGTACCGGGGCCGTTCGACCGAGCCGGGTTCTGGCTCGCCACCCCGGGCCTCGGACTGCTCACGTACGCACTCGGATTCGGGCCGTCGCACGGCTGGACGCAGCCCGCCGTCGCCGTCAGCGCCGTACTCGGAGTGGCCCTGCTGACCGCCGCCGTCATCCACCAGCTCCGCACGCCGGAGCCGCTGCTGAAGCTGCGGCTGCTGGCCGGACGGGCATACGGCACGGCCTCCGCGCTCGCGGTGCTCACCGCCGCCGGCCTGATGGGCGTGCTGTTCGTCTTCCCGCTGCTCTACCAGGCGGCGCTGGGCGCCTCGGCCCTGGACGCGGGCCTGAGCGTCTTCCCGGAAGCGATCGGCCTGATGCTCGCCTCCCAGGTCGTCGACCGGCTGCTGCCGCGCATCGGCCCGCGCCGCCTCGTGGTGCCCGCGCTGCTGCTGGCCGCGGTGGTCTTCGCCGCCCTAGCCGTACCGGGCGCAGCGGACAACGCCTGGCTGGTGCGCGCCCTGATGTTCGCCATCGGCCTGGTACTCGGCACGGCCGTGCTCACCGTCCAGCTCGCCGGATTCGAGAACATCGCGCCGCCCGACATGGGCCGCGCGATGGGCCTCTTCCAGATCGTGCGCACCCTGGGCGGCGCCCTCGGCATCGCCGTCTGCGCGGGCGTGATCGGCGGCCACGGCACCGACGGCACCGGGCCGGGCCCGTACCGGCTCGCGGTGTGGGTGACGGCCGCGCTGGTCGCGGTGGGCGCGCTGGTCGCGCTGCGGCTGCCGAAGGAACCGCCGCAGCCGCCGCCGTTCGACGACGACCTCGATGAGGAAGCGGGGGAGGGGGCACCGGCCCCGGCGGCGGGCTGA
- a CDS encoding amino acid adenylation domain-containing protein, with protein MHQRPVDQAVPAALSRPSAPAPGTPRPAGPGGFPLLTAQAGIHYAGQINPKSPALNTADVVEIQGPLDETLFERALLRTVTEAETLGVCVSETDGEPSQYVVPPDPERLLHRIDLRDAGRPAEEAARDWMRTDLTRAADLGEAGQLTTQALFRVADDRYWWYQRVHHIAVDAYALQLVGSRVAELYTALATGQEPAATRFAPLRELVEEETRYLESEQYTADREFWAERMAGRPEPVVLAGGTAGARAARTSEASASEAPASEASASDEVPASEAPVTAASLADAIAAGDVLRTRTDLPAATLDRLTRAAEAVKATWAELVIAATAGHLHRLTGTEDVVLGLPLTNRRGPAALRTPAMTVNVLPLRIAVHPQDTGAVLLRRIVLEMRAVRRHQRYPQAHIRRDLALSSAATPLTGPMVNIKPFDGDLDFAGLPGTVHNLAAGPVEDLAVTASPDADGGLRISLDAHTGRYAEDELDRHRESFLRYLDGLADLLLTDPHRPVGTIDLLDADAVRRATTGRDEPPAGRTLPAYFAGQAARTPHAVAVRTGDTALTFAELDAAANRLAHLLAARGAGPERPVALALPRGTGMMTSLLAVLKAGGVCQPLDLGHPAARTLAVLEDARPVCVVGTTATLAALPAHGLPVLALDDTATADALAAQPDSAPAVPIAPGNAAYVIHTSGSTGRPKGVVVSHASLANLYAGHGSDHVAPAVARTGRERLRVAHSASFAFDASWDPVLWMVHGHELHLLDDTAYRDPAALAHYVDEHRIDYLDVTPSYAEALLAEGLLEDGRHRPAVIVVGGEAVPVPLWERLTTTAGLHAVNLYGPTETTVDAYYWTAPEAEGGAVGGGDIGSGDTSSGATGIAAPAGRPVRGSRAYVLDACLRPTPDGVTGELYVAGACLARGYLGRPDLSAERFVADPYGALHGAPGSRMYRTGDLVRRRADGTVEFLGRSDDQVKIRGFRIELGEIQAVLAQHPAVAQAAVIARDTPQGKRLLAYAVLRTDADGAGGGAAASGEVAGGAVSATSPGAPAPAPPTPTTLRAHLAATLPAHMVPATVTLLDALPRTANDKLDHRALPDPAPGVPGSGDGGAAGTGADSGRAGTGSGTGPGGTDAAGTGSPHTDIIRGLLADLLSLDTSPPADAGFFDLGGHSLLAARLAARMREIFQAPVSTADVFRNPTPAALAALVHSAAPAAGDTDGPPSAALPATPVPRTGHLPLSPAQQRLWFLHRLEGPSPTYNIPLVLRIDGPVDRGALQLALRDLTARHETLRTVYPTTDNGGEEKPYQRILPAEHPLAQPEVHLAEPGGDDLAEAVRHCFDLAAEPPLRATLFSDGPDRHTLLLLLHHIAGDGASTTPLARDLATAYTARHAGRAPEFAPLPFQYADHAARQQQLLGTPAEPTPLAAAQLAHWKQALAGLPDQLELPTDRPRPAVASHAGDTVPFTLDAAAHAALQRLARTTGTSVFMTVQAGLAAVLTRHGCGTDIPLGTPVAGRADDATAALVGFFTNTVVLRTDTSGDPAFRTLLERVRATTLAAYEHDTLPFDHLVEELNPRRSLARHPLFQTMLAWQSVPDAAFALGPQATARMTAVPSGTAKFDLTLNAGEQPGGGIGGFFEFRTDLFDRATVQGLADRLARLLTAAADAPDTPLGLLPLLGDEERHRALVAWNTPAEPLAARPATTLADVYEAAARSHHGRTAVSYEGQSLTYAELSARAHRLARLLAARGIGPGSIVALALPRSVDLVTGLLAVSLAGAAYLPLDPDYPADRLAYMLDDAAPAALITDTATAPRLPAHTLPLITVDGGAADGYDAIPLTQADRTRPLRPDDAAYVIYTSGSTGRPKGVVVTHHNVTRLFTATDHWFGFGPDDVWTLFHSYAFDFSVWELWGALLYGGKVVVVPHLTSRDPHAFRKLLATERVTVLNQTPSAFYQLAAADRESDGAELALRYVVFGGEALELGRLGDWYERHADDAPVLVNMYGITETTVHVSYFPLDRATAAGATSSTIGVNIPDLRVYVLDDRLQPVPPGVTGEMYVAGEGLARGYLGREELTATRFVADPYAHLFGEEGSRMYRSGDLARRRADGALEYFGRADQQVKLRGFRIELGEIEAVLAAHPAVADTAVVVREDTPGDKRLVGYAVPAADQAPDPAALRDHAAAELPVHMVPSAVVLLDRLPLTNNGKLDRKALPAPDRPAATGRPPRTPREELLCSVFAEVLGLDRVGVEDNFFDLGGHSLLAVRLAGRVKAVLGTEVSIGTVFQSPTVAALDAALDAVRHDDPLDVLLPLRPADPSGQGSRAPVHCVHPAGGLSWCYAGLIRHLPADVPIYGLQAQGVGAATADQPLPATLEELAAHYAARIREVQPAGPYRLLGWSTGGIIAHAMATHLQDEGHEVELLAILDAYPAEGFRDLPVPDEAEALESLLTMGGYGPDSLEGKPLTTATVVEVLQREGSPLSTLSTDTIKALGAIYLNTNDLVRAYDHRVFRGDVLFFRAVVDTIDDTLTPDTWTPYVTGRIDNTDVECSHKDMTLPEPIAHIARVVADRLTELEG; from the coding sequence ATGCATCAGCGTCCGGTCGACCAGGCAGTCCCCGCGGCCCTGTCGCGCCCCAGCGCTCCCGCGCCGGGAACACCACGTCCCGCCGGGCCCGGGGGGTTCCCTCTGCTCACCGCGCAGGCCGGCATCCATTACGCGGGTCAAATCAATCCCAAGAGCCCGGCACTCAACACGGCGGACGTCGTCGAGATCCAGGGCCCCCTGGACGAGACGCTGTTCGAGCGCGCCCTGCTGCGTACGGTCACGGAGGCCGAGACGCTCGGCGTGTGTGTGAGCGAGACGGACGGCGAGCCGAGCCAGTACGTCGTACCGCCGGACCCGGAACGACTGCTGCACCGCATCGACCTGCGCGACGCCGGCCGGCCCGCCGAAGAGGCCGCCCGCGACTGGATGCGCACCGACCTCACCCGCGCCGCCGACCTCGGCGAGGCCGGACAGCTCACCACCCAGGCCCTCTTCCGCGTCGCCGACGACCGGTACTGGTGGTACCAGCGGGTGCACCACATCGCCGTCGACGCCTACGCCCTGCAACTCGTCGGCAGCCGCGTCGCCGAGCTCTACACCGCCCTCGCCACCGGGCAGGAGCCCGCGGCCACCCGGTTCGCGCCGCTGCGCGAGCTGGTCGAGGAGGAGACGCGGTACCTGGAGAGCGAGCAGTACACCGCCGACCGGGAATTCTGGGCCGAGAGGATGGCAGGGCGGCCGGAGCCGGTGGTCCTGGCGGGTGGCACGGCCGGCGCCCGCGCGGCACGTACCTCTGAAGCCTCGGCCTCCGAAGCTCCGGCCTCCGAAGCCTCGGCCTCCGACGAAGTCCCGGCCTCCGAAGCCCCGGTCACCGCGGCCTCGCTCGCCGACGCCATCGCCGCCGGCGACGTCCTCCGTACCCGTACCGACCTGCCCGCCGCCACCCTGGACCGCCTCACCCGGGCCGCCGAAGCGGTCAAGGCGACCTGGGCCGAACTGGTCATCGCCGCGACCGCCGGCCACCTGCACCGCCTCACCGGTACCGAGGACGTCGTGCTCGGCCTGCCGCTGACCAACCGCCGCGGCCCCGCCGCGCTGCGCACCCCGGCCATGACCGTCAACGTCCTGCCTCTGCGCATCGCCGTGCACCCGCAGGACACCGGGGCCGTACTGCTGCGCCGCATCGTCCTCGAAATGCGCGCGGTACGCCGCCACCAGCGCTACCCGCAGGCCCACATCCGCCGCGACCTCGCGCTCTCCTCGGCCGCCACGCCGCTGACCGGTCCCATGGTCAACATCAAGCCGTTCGACGGCGACCTCGACTTCGCCGGCCTGCCCGGCACGGTCCACAACCTCGCCGCGGGCCCCGTCGAGGATCTCGCCGTCACTGCCTCGCCCGACGCGGACGGCGGGCTGCGCATCAGCCTCGACGCACACACCGGACGGTACGCCGAGGACGAACTCGACCGGCACCGAGAATCGTTCCTGCGCTACCTCGACGGGCTCGCCGACCTCCTGCTGACCGACCCGCACCGCCCCGTAGGCACCATCGACCTGCTGGACGCCGACGCCGTACGCCGGGCCACCACCGGACGCGACGAACCGCCCGCCGGCCGCACCCTGCCCGCGTACTTCGCCGGACAGGCCGCCCGCACCCCGCACGCCGTGGCCGTCCGCACCGGTGACACCGCGCTCACCTTCGCCGAACTGGACGCCGCCGCCAACCGCCTGGCCCACCTGCTGGCCGCCCGCGGCGCGGGCCCGGAACGCCCCGTCGCCCTCGCCCTGCCACGCGGCACCGGCATGATGACGTCCCTGCTCGCCGTACTGAAGGCGGGCGGCGTCTGCCAGCCCCTCGACCTCGGCCACCCGGCCGCCCGGACCCTGGCCGTCCTCGAAGACGCCCGCCCGGTGTGCGTCGTCGGCACCACCGCGACGCTGGCCGCACTCCCCGCGCACGGACTGCCCGTCCTCGCGCTGGACGACACCGCCACCGCCGACGCGCTCGCCGCGCAGCCCGACAGCGCGCCCGCCGTGCCGATCGCGCCCGGCAACGCCGCCTACGTCATCCACACCTCCGGCTCCACCGGGCGCCCCAAGGGCGTCGTCGTCAGCCACGCCTCGCTCGCCAACCTGTACGCCGGGCACGGCAGCGACCATGTCGCCCCCGCCGTCGCCCGCACCGGCCGGGAACGGCTGCGCGTCGCGCACAGCGCGTCGTTCGCCTTCGACGCGTCCTGGGACCCGGTGCTGTGGATGGTCCACGGACACGAACTGCACCTCCTCGACGACACCGCCTACCGCGACCCCGCCGCCCTCGCCCATTACGTGGACGAGCACCGCATCGACTACCTCGACGTCACCCCCTCCTACGCCGAAGCCCTCCTCGCCGAGGGGCTCTTGGAGGACGGCCGGCACCGCCCGGCCGTGATCGTCGTCGGCGGCGAGGCCGTACCCGTACCGCTGTGGGAACGGCTGACCACGACCGCGGGGCTGCACGCGGTCAACCTCTACGGGCCGACGGAGACCACCGTCGACGCGTACTACTGGACCGCGCCGGAGGCCGAGGGCGGTGCGGTCGGCGGCGGTGACATCGGCAGTGGTGACACCAGCAGTGGTGCGACCGGCATCGCGGCCCCCGCAGGGCGGCCGGTGCGCGGCTCCCGGGCCTACGTCCTCGACGCCTGCCTGCGGCCCACGCCGGACGGCGTGACCGGTGAACTGTACGTGGCGGGCGCCTGCCTGGCCCGCGGCTACCTCGGACGGCCCGACCTGAGCGCCGAACGCTTCGTCGCCGACCCGTACGGCGCCCTGCACGGCGCGCCCGGCAGCCGGATGTACCGGACGGGGGACCTCGTACGGCGCCGCGCGGACGGCACGGTCGAGTTCCTGGGCCGCAGCGACGACCAGGTCAAGATCCGCGGCTTCCGCATCGAACTCGGCGAGATCCAGGCCGTCCTCGCCCAGCACCCGGCCGTCGCCCAGGCCGCGGTGATCGCCCGCGACACCCCGCAGGGCAAGCGGCTGCTGGCGTACGCGGTGCTGCGGACGGACGCCGACGGCGCGGGGGGCGGCGCTGCGGCGAGCGGCGAGGTGGCCGGGGGCGCTGTCTCCGCCACTTCTCCCGGGGCCCCCGCCCCCGCCCCACCCACCCCCACCACCCTCCGCGCACACCTCGCCGCCACCCTGCCCGCGCACATGGTCCCGGCCACGGTGACGCTGCTCGACGCGCTGCCGCGCACCGCCAACGACAAGCTGGACCACCGCGCCCTGCCGGACCCCGCGCCGGGCGTCCCCGGCTCGGGTGACGGCGGAGCCGCCGGCACCGGCGCTGATTCGGGCCGTGCCGGAACCGGTTCCGGCACCGGGCCCGGCGGTACGGACGCCGCAGGCACCGGCAGCCCGCACACCGACATCATCCGCGGTCTGCTGGCCGACCTCCTCTCACTGGACACCAGCCCCCCGGCGGACGCCGGGTTCTTCGACCTGGGCGGTCACTCGCTGCTGGCCGCCCGCCTGGCCGCGCGTATGCGGGAGATCTTCCAGGCGCCCGTGAGCACCGCGGACGTCTTCCGCAACCCCACCCCGGCCGCGCTCGCCGCCCTCGTCCACTCCGCCGCACCGGCGGCCGGCGACACCGACGGCCCGCCGTCCGCGGCCCTGCCCGCGACTCCCGTACCCCGCACCGGACACCTCCCCCTCTCGCCCGCCCAGCAGCGCCTCTGGTTCCTCCATCGGCTCGAAGGCCCCAGCCCCACCTACAACATCCCGCTCGTGCTGCGCATCGACGGACCGGTCGACCGTGGCGCGCTCCAGCTCGCCCTGCGCGACCTGACCGCTCGCCACGAGACACTCAGAACGGTATATCCGACCACTGACAACGGCGGGGAGGAGAAGCCCTACCAGCGGATTCTTCCCGCCGAGCACCCGCTGGCGCAGCCGGAGGTGCATCTCGCCGAGCCCGGCGGTGACGACCTCGCCGAGGCCGTACGCCACTGCTTCGACCTGGCCGCCGAACCCCCGCTCCGCGCCACGCTGTTCAGCGACGGCCCGGACCGCCACACCCTGCTCCTGCTGCTGCACCACATAGCCGGTGACGGCGCCTCCACCACGCCCCTGGCCCGCGACCTCGCCACCGCCTACACCGCCAGACACGCGGGCCGGGCACCGGAGTTCGCGCCGCTGCCCTTCCAGTACGCCGACCACGCCGCCCGGCAGCAGCAGCTCCTCGGCACGCCCGCCGAGCCCACCCCGCTCGCCGCCGCCCAGCTCGCACACTGGAAGCAGGCCCTCGCCGGCCTGCCCGACCAGCTCGAACTGCCCACCGACCGGCCGCGCCCGGCCGTCGCCTCGCACGCGGGCGACACCGTCCCCTTCACCCTCGACGCCGCGGCCCACGCCGCCCTCCAGCGCCTCGCCCGGACCACCGGCACCAGCGTCTTCATGACCGTGCAGGCGGGCCTCGCCGCCGTCCTCACCCGGCACGGCTGCGGCACCGACATCCCCCTCGGCACCCCCGTCGCCGGTCGCGCCGACGACGCCACCGCCGCCCTCGTCGGCTTCTTCACCAACACCGTCGTGCTGCGCACCGACACCTCCGGCGACCCCGCCTTCCGCACGCTCCTGGAGCGCGTACGGGCCACCACCCTCGCCGCGTACGAGCACGACACGCTGCCCTTCGACCACCTCGTCGAGGAGCTGAACCCGCGGCGTTCGCTCGCCCGGCACCCCCTGTTCCAGACGATGCTGGCCTGGCAGTCCGTACCGGACGCCGCGTTCGCGCTGGGCCCGCAGGCCACCGCCCGGATGACGGCCGTGCCGTCCGGTACGGCCAAGTTCGACCTCACCCTCAACGCGGGCGAGCAGCCCGGCGGGGGCATCGGCGGCTTCTTCGAGTTCCGCACCGACCTCTTCGACCGCGCGACCGTACAGGGCCTCGCCGACCGGCTGGCCCGGCTGCTCACCGCGGCCGCCGACGCCCCGGACACCCCGCTCGGCCTGCTGCCCCTGCTCGGAGACGAGGAACGCCACCGCGCCCTCGTCGCCTGGAACACGCCCGCCGAGCCCCTCGCCGCCCGCCCCGCCACCACGCTCGCCGACGTCTACGAGGCCGCCGCCCGCAGCCACCACGGGCGCACGGCCGTCAGCTACGAAGGACAGTCCCTCACCTACGCCGAACTCTCCGCCCGTGCCCACCGCCTGGCCCGGCTGCTCGCCGCCCGCGGCATCGGTCCCGGCTCGATCGTCGCGCTCGCCCTGCCGCGCTCCGTCGACCTGGTCACCGGCCTGCTCGCGGTCTCCCTCGCCGGAGCCGCCTACCTGCCGCTCGACCCGGACTACCCGGCCGACCGCCTCGCCTACATGCTCGACGACGCCGCCCCGGCCGCCCTGATCACCGACACGGCGACCGCACCCCGGCTCCCGGCCCACACCCTGCCGCTGATCACCGTCGACGGCGGCGCGGCCGACGGATACGACGCCATCCCGCTGACCCAGGCCGACCGCACCCGGCCGCTGCGCCCCGACGACGCCGCGTACGTCATCTACACCTCGGGCTCCACCGGCCGCCCCAAGGGCGTCGTCGTCACCCACCACAACGTCACCCGCCTGTTCACCGCCACCGACCACTGGTTCGGCTTCGGCCCCGACGACGTCTGGACGCTGTTCCACTCCTACGCCTTCGACTTCTCCGTCTGGGAGCTGTGGGGCGCGCTGCTGTACGGCGGCAAGGTCGTCGTCGTACCGCACCTGACCAGCCGCGACCCGCACGCTTTCCGGAAGCTGCTGGCCACCGAGCGGGTCACCGTCCTCAACCAGACACCGTCGGCCTTCTACCAGCTCGCCGCCGCCGACCGCGAGAGCGACGGCGCGGAACTCGCGCTGCGGTACGTGGTGTTCGGCGGCGAGGCGCTGGAGCTGGGGCGGCTCGGCGACTGGTACGAGCGGCACGCCGACGACGCGCCGGTCCTGGTCAACATGTACGGGATCACCGAGACCACCGTGCACGTCTCGTACTTCCCGCTCGACCGCGCCACCGCCGCGGGCGCCACCTCCAGCACCATCGGCGTCAACATCCCCGACCTGCGCGTCTACGTCCTCGACGACCGGCTCCAGCCCGTACCGCCCGGCGTCACCGGCGAGATGTACGTCGCGGGCGAGGGCCTGGCCCGCGGCTACCTGGGGCGCGAGGAGCTGACCGCCACCCGCTTCGTCGCCGACCCGTACGCCCACCTCTTCGGCGAGGAGGGCAGCCGCATGTACCGCTCCGGCGACCTCGCCCGGCGCCGTGCCGACGGCGCCCTGGAGTACTTCGGCCGCGCCGACCAGCAGGTCAAACTGCGCGGCTTCCGCATCGAGCTGGGTGAGATCGAGGCGGTGCTCGCCGCGCACCCCGCCGTCGCGGACACGGCCGTCGTCGTACGGGAGGACACCCCCGGCGACAAGCGGCTCGTCGGCTACGCGGTGCCCGCCGCGGACCAGGCGCCCGACCCCGCCGCCCTGCGCGACCACGCCGCCGCCGAACTGCCCGTCCACATGGTCCCGTCCGCCGTCGTCCTCCTCGACCGGCTGCCGCTGACCAACAACGGCAAGCTGGACCGCAAGGCGTTGCCCGCCCCGGACCGCCCGGCCGCCACCGGCCGCCCGCCCCGCACCCCGCGCGAGGAACTGCTCTGCTCGGTCTTCGCCGAGGTGCTGGGCCTGGACCGGGTCGGCGTCGAGGACAACTTCTTCGACCTCGGCGGGCACTCGCTGCTCGCGGTCCGGCTGGCCGGCCGCGTCAAGGCCGTGCTCGGTACCGAGGTGTCCATCGGTACGGTCTTCCAGTCGCCGACCGTCGCAGCCCTCGACGCGGCCCTGGACGCCGTACGCCACGACGACCCGCTCGACGTGCTGCTGCCGCTGCGCCCCGCCGACCCGAGCGGGCAGGGCAGCCGCGCCCCCGTGCACTGCGTCCACCCGGCGGGCGGCCTGAGCTGGTGCTACGCCGGACTCATCCGCCACCTGCCCGCCGACGTACCGATCTACGGCCTCCAGGCCCAGGGCGTCGGCGCCGCCACCGCGGACCAGCCGCTGCCCGCCACTCTGGAGGAACTGGCCGCCCACTACGCCGCGCGCATCCGCGAGGTGCAGCCGGCCGGCCCGTACCGGCTGCTCGGCTGGTCCACCGGCGGCATCATCGCGCACGCCATGGCCACCCACCTCCAGGACGAGGGCCACGAGGTCGAACTCCTCGCCATCCTCGACGCCTACCCGGCCGAGGGCTTCCGCGACCTGCCCGTACCCGACGAGGCCGAAGCACTCGAATCGCTGCTCACCATGGGCGGCTACGGGCCGGACAGCCTGGAGGGCAAGCCGCTGACCACCGCCACCGTGGTGGAGGTCCTACAGCGCGAGGGCAGCCCGCTGTCCACCCTGTCCACCGACACCATCAAGGCCCTGGGCGCCATCTACCTCAACACCAACGACCTCGTACGGGCCTACGACCACCGCGTCTTCCGGGGCGACGTGCTCTTCTTCCGGGCCGTCGTGGACACCATCGACGACACCCTCACCCCCGACACCTGGACCCCCTACGTCACCGGCCGCATCGACAACACCGACGTCGAGTGCTCCCACAAGGACATGACCCTGCCCGAGCCCATCGCGCACATCGCGCGCGTGGTGGCCGACCGCCTCACCGAACTGGAGGGGTGA
- a CDS encoding amidohydrolase — protein MTSAPAPTPGPAALTAVKDAVRQRINGKEPVLTDLSRRIHGRPETAFTETKAASWCAGLLREHGFEVTAPAHGLDTAFTATTGTGPVTVAIACEYDALPDLGHACGHNLIAAAGVGAALGLAPYAAELGLTVRVVGTPAEERGAGKALLLEAGAFDGVDAAMMVHPCPFEMSDFRSFALGTLSVTYTGRTAHPSLNPHEGRNAADALTVAQVALGLLRQQLPPQWRVHGVTTSAGSAPNAIPDRATAEYEIRAEAAEDLRELRERVEACFRAGALATGCEVTLERPEPDYLDFRGDPELIALWGANARALGRPEPVERGPFACTDMGNVSHVVPAIHPVLDISGGACGPHEPEFAEAAVSPRAMQALLDGAVGLAWTAADFAYARNHGAAGA, from the coding sequence ATGACGTCCGCCCCCGCCCCCACCCCCGGCCCCGCCGCGCTCACCGCCGTCAAGGACGCCGTACGGCAGCGCATCAACGGCAAAGAACCCGTCCTGACCGACCTCAGCCGCCGCATCCACGGCCGTCCGGAGACGGCCTTTACCGAGACCAAGGCCGCTTCCTGGTGCGCCGGCCTGCTGCGCGAGCACGGCTTCGAGGTGACCGCGCCCGCCCACGGCCTGGACACCGCGTTCACCGCCACCACCGGGACCGGCCCGGTCACGGTGGCCATCGCCTGCGAGTACGACGCCCTGCCGGACCTCGGCCACGCCTGCGGCCACAACCTGATCGCCGCGGCCGGTGTCGGCGCGGCGCTGGGCCTGGCTCCGTACGCGGCGGAACTGGGCCTGACGGTCCGGGTCGTGGGCACGCCGGCCGAGGAGCGCGGCGCGGGCAAGGCGCTGCTGCTGGAGGCGGGCGCGTTCGACGGGGTGGACGCGGCGATGATGGTGCACCCGTGCCCGTTCGAGATGTCCGACTTCCGGTCCTTCGCGCTCGGCACGCTGTCCGTCACGTACACCGGCCGCACCGCCCATCCCAGCCTGAATCCGCACGAGGGCCGCAACGCGGCCGACGCCCTGACCGTGGCCCAGGTCGCGCTGGGCCTGCTGCGCCAGCAACTGCCGCCGCAGTGGCGGGTGCACGGCGTGACGACCTCGGCCGGCTCCGCGCCGAACGCGATACCCGACCGCGCGACGGCCGAGTACGAGATCCGCGCCGAGGCCGCCGAGGACCTGCGCGAGCTGCGGGAGCGCGTCGAGGCGTGCTTCCGGGCCGGTGCGCTGGCGACCGGCTGCGAGGTCACCCTGGAGCGCCCGGAGCCCGACTACCTGGACTTCCGCGGCGACCCCGAGCTGATCGCCCTGTGGGGCGCCAACGCGCGCGCCCTGGGCCGTCCCGAGCCGGTCGAGCGCGGGCCCTTCGCCTGTACGGACATGGGCAATGTGTCCCATGTGGTGCCCGCCATCCACCCCGTGCTGGACATCAGCGGGGGCGCCTGCGGGCCGCACGAGCCGGAGTTCGCGGAGGCTGCGGTGTCGCCGCGGGCCATGCAGGCCCTGCTCGACGGAGCGGTGGGCCTGGCCTGGACCGCGGCGGACTTCGCGTACGCCAGGAACCACGGCGCGGCCGGGGCATGA